In Panthera leo isolate Ple1 chromosome B3, P.leo_Ple1_pat1.1, whole genome shotgun sequence, a single genomic region encodes these proteins:
- the KIF26A gene encoding kinesin-like protein KIF26A isoform X1, with amino-acid sequence MGGRGSPLCTAPPAVAEGGPAREPLQLLEVSPRKRLPNGPEQDPCGSRPAPEGAGAGAEQGHSAGGGGWCRHCHTKLAELKRQAWKLVSGPGTPLRDPCLSALLLDKLPAPGALPTCRPEAERRCDVCDTHLNQLTREALRLLQAPASREDPDAPHGGPGLVASGPGTVTSPRAVPVAGGPAGRQPGRVGPDRRKGLAWPSGPSVQVSVAPAGLGGALSTVTIQAQQCLEGMWSVSRVNSFLPPSCLAEAAVAAVAVADTVRDGSPTLSSDGASKTWGRGGARTTALVTPAPGAPAGGSTGPSAAASFFIRAAQKLSLASKRKKPHPPPAPAARGASPYPTDFSGVLQLWPPPTPPCLLRAASKVKDNLGGVGKVKVMLRIWPAQGAQHSAEPTSFLKVDPRKKQVTLYDPAAGPPGSSGPRRAAAVAPKMFAFDAVFPQDSEQAEVCSGTVADVLQAVVGGADGCIFSFGHMSLGKSYTMIGKDSSPQSLGVVPCAISWLFRLIDERKERTGTRFSVRVSAAEVCGPDESLRDLLAEVASGSLQDAQSPGVYLREDPGCGAQLQNQSELRAPTAEKAAFYLDAALAARSTSRPGCSEGARCGSHTLFTLHVYQYRMEKCGRGGMSGGRSRLHLIDLGSCEGAPGRGGEASGGPPCLSLSALGSVILALVSGAKHVPYREHRLTMLLRESLAAPSCRATMIAHVSDAPARHAETLSTVQLAARIHRLRRKKVKYASSSSGGDSSCEEGRARRPPHLRPFRRSMAPDPGRLAPSSPGDPECSSSSEQSCDTVIYVGPGGTALSDRELTDNEGPPDFVPIIPALSRRRPSQGPRDADHFRCSTFAELQERLEGIDGSEGPSETLSVASGAQPGPACGARRPSPPEAAAPRKAVGSPLAASTPRGSPSPDTHRGAPEPSRASADQREGGSVRPAPPGPDKVAAGGGGRPLPGPAPPPPRQPEAGPAPEDPGGADADGAARTPPVGMSGQTGRPRPSARGRRLERGLLTTTVTLQQPVELNGEDELVFTVVEELSLGGLAGSGRPASLASFGSNCSLQALASGSRPVSIISSINDEFDAYTTQAPGGPSEGAAWAGSSQGSSISSRLSEVSVSADDRHSPAPQPPFGAGPDSPARPDPPGPPVLGSSPDDGRCRFAEHGRSDSPGPARSARPGDAAAAAPARVGRECPAVSPWGAAPAQTIHSSLPRKPRTPSAASRAGCPRLAPSPPGPGGLFEDPWLLRADECGALQGVSAGRASSPAPVLPCARRVVDGCEVAARAGHRPEAVAQIPPLRRGATTLGVSTPTASCRDALADAAACLGGPKDAPSRKKSVVPKGGLFPRPSGAAPPAPPVRKSSLEHKSGPGLAAPQAGGLSRPAAAALPRGEEEARPGGRADHSVPRATSSLKARAGKAEAVSRPTTHGSLERCELLGHSSGKAREAPGRPARAVPRLGVPSTSPTPGPAPACRGSPAKGVGAPKPPAAGGKGRSLAAGGSRAPGVPVKPLTPAVGRTPGGPVMAPRVAPRAVPGMGAKASRGTIMGTKQALRAAHSRVNELAASGAPGRGGPPWGSVDSDSGSDSGVNVGEERPPTGPALPSPYSKVTAPRRPQRCSSGHGSDNSSVLSGELPPAMGRTALFYHSGGSSGYESVLRDSEATGSASSAPDSMSDSGAASPGARSRSLRSPKKRATGLQRRRLIPAPMPDTAALGRKPSLPGQWVDLPPPLAGSLKEPFEIKVYEIDDVERLQRHRPLPREDPPEPSQDVEKGPACNSATLRLAERRQQRLREVQAKREHLCGELAETQGRLMVEPGRWLEQFEVDPELEPESAEYLAALEHATAALEQCVNLCKAHVMMVTCFDISVSAPAATPGPQEVDV; translated from the exons GACCCTTGCCTCTCCGCTCTGCTCCTCGACAAGCTGCCGGCGCCCGGGGCCCTGCCGACATGCCGCCCGGAGGCCGAGCGCCGCTGCGACGTCTGTGACACACACCTGAACCAGCTCACGCGGGAGGCCCTGCGGCTGCTCCAGGCACCTGCCAGCCGCGAGGACCCTGACGCCCCGCACGGAGGCCCTGGCCTCGTGGCCTCCGGCCCGGGCACCGTAACCAGCCCGCGGGCTGTGCCAGTGGCCGGTGGCCCGGCCGGGAGGCAGCCGGGCCGAGTGGGGCCGGACAGGAGGAAGGGACTGGCCTGGCCGTCTGGGCCCAGCGTCCAGGTGTCGGTGGCGCCTGCTGGCCTCGGGGGAGCACTGAGCACGGTCACCATCCAGGCCCAGCAGTGCCTGGAGGGCATGTGGAGCGTCTCGAGGGTCAACAGCTTTCTGCCACCGTCGTGCCTG GCTGAGGCGGCGGTGGCTGCGGTGGCAGTGGCAGACACGGTCCGGGACGGCTCCCCCACCTTGAGCTCTGATGGCGCGTCGAAGACGTGGGGCCGCGGTGGGGCCCGCACGACGGCACTGGTCACCCCGGCCCCGGGCGCCCCGGCTGGGGGCTCCACAGGCCCGTCGGCGGCAGCCTCCTTCTTCATTAG ggctgcccAGAAGCTCAGCCTGGCCTCCAAGCGCAAGAAACCTCATCCGCCACCAGCCCCTGCTGCCCGCGGCGCCTCCCCCTACCCCACGGACTTCAGCGGGGTCCTGCAGCTGTGgccgccccccacgcccccctGCCTGCTCAGGGCCGCCTCCAAGGTGAAGGACAACCTCGGCGGTGTCGGAAAG GTGAAGGTCATGCTGCGAATCTGGCCGGCACAGGGGGCGCAGCACTCGGCCGAGCCCACGTCCTTCCTGAAGGTGGACCCGCGTAAGAAGCAGGTGACCCTGTACGACCCGGCCGCCGGGCCCCCAGGAAGCTCGGGCCCCCGACGAGCCGCCGCTGTGGCTCCCAAGATGTTTGCCTTCGATGCGGTCTTCCCCCAGGACTCGGAGCAG gctgaGGTCTGTTCCGGGACAGTGGCTGACGTGCTCCAGGCAGTGGTCGGGGGGGCTGATGGCTGCATTTTCTCCTTTGGCCACATGAGCCTTG GCAAGTCCTACACGATGATCGGGAAGGACAGCTCGCCTCAGAGCCTGGGTGTCGTGCCCTGCGCCATTTCCTGGCTCTTCAGGCTCATCGACGAGCGCAAGGAGAGGACGGGCACCCGCTTCTCCGTCCGCGTGTCGGCCGCGGAGGTGTGCGGCCCCGACGAGAGCCTGCGGGACCTGCTGGCCGAGGTGGCCTCCGGCAGCCTCCAGGACGCCCAGTCCCCGGGCGTGTACCTGCGCGAGGACCCGGGGTGTGGGGCGCAG CTCCAGAACCAGAGCGAGCTCCGGGCGCCCACGGCCGAGAAGGCAGCCTTCTACCTGGACGCCGCGCTGGCGGCCCGCAGCACCAGCCGGCCCGGCTGCAGCGAGGGCGCCCGGTGCGGCTCGCACACGCTCTTCACGCTGCACGTCTACCAGTACCGCATGGAGAAGTGCGGCCGCGGCGGAA TGTCTGGAGGCCGCAGCCGCCTGCATCTCATCGACCTGGGCAGCTGTGAGGGGGCGCCCGGCAGGGGCGGCGAGGCCTCCGGGGGCCCCCCGTGCCTGTCTCTGTCGGCTCTGGGCAGCGTCATCTTGGCCCTGGTCAGCGGAGCCAAGCACGTGCCCTACAG GGAGCACAGGCTCACCATGCTGCTGCGTGAGTCCCTGGCCGCCCCCAGCTGCCGAGCCACCATGATTGCCCACGTCTCAGACGCGCCAGCACGCCATGCCGAAACGCTCAGCACCGTGCAGCTGGCTGCCCGCATTCACCGCCTGCGCAGGAAGAAGGTCAAG TACGCGTCCAGCTCCTCGGGCGGGGACAGCTCCTGTGAGGAAGgccgcgcccgccgcccgccgcacCTGCGACCCTTCCGCCGCTCCATGGCCCCTGACCCTGGCCGCCTGGCCCCCAGCTCACCCGGAGACCCCGAGTGCTCGTCCAGCAGTGAGCAGTCCTGCGACACCGTCATCTACGTGGGGCCTGGCGGGACGGCACTGTCCGACCGCGAGCTCACTGACAACGAGGGCCCGCCTGACTTCGTGCCCATCATCCCCGCGCTGAGCCGCCGCAGGCCCTCCCAGGGCCCTCGAGACGCCGACCACTTCCGTTGTAGCACCTTCGCCGAGTTGCAGGAGCGGCTGGAGGGCATCGACGGCAGCGAGGGCCCCTCCGAAACCCTGAGCGTCGCCAGTGGGGCCCAGCCCGGCCCGGCCTGCGGGGCCAGGAGGCCCTCCCCGCCCGAGGCCGCCGCCCCCAGGAAGGCTGTGGGCTCCCCGCTGGCGGCCAGCACACCTCGAGGCAGCCCCAGCCCGGACACCCACCGGGGTGCCCCAGAGCCCTCCAGGGCCAGCGCcgaccagagggagggaggcagtgtTAGGCCTGCGCCGCCCGGGCCGGACAAGGTCGCCGCGGGCGGAGGCGGGAGGCCACTGCCCGGCCCGGCCCCTCCGCCTCCTCGGCAGCCAGAAGCCGGCCCGGCCCCCGAGGACCCCGGGGGCGCGGACGCGGATGGTGCGGCACGGACACCCCCCGTGGGCATGAGCGGGCAGACCGGCCGCCCCCGCCCGTCTGCACGAGGCCGCCGTCTGGAGCGGGGCCTGCTGACCACCACGGTGACCCTGCAGCAGCCCGTGGAGCTGAACGGCGAGGACGAGCTGGTGTTCACGGTGGTGGAGGAGCTGTCTCTGGGCGGGCTCGCCGGCTCCGGCCGCCCCGCCAGCCTGGCCAGCTTCGGCAGCAACTGCTCTCTGCAGGCTCTGGCCTCCGGCTCGAGGCCGGTGAGCATCATTAGCAGTATCAACGACGAGTTCGATGCCTACACCACCCAGGCCCCCGGCGGGCCCTCAGAGGGCGCAGCCTGGGCCGGGAGCAGCCAGGGCTCCTCCATCAGCTCTCGGCTCAGCGAGGTCAGCGTGAGCGCGGACGACCGCCACAGCCCCGCGCCGCAGCCTCCCTTCGGGGCCGGCCCTGACTCGCCGGCAAGGCCCGACCCTCCGGGCCCCCCCGTCCTGGGCAGCTCCCCGGATGATGGCCGCTGTCGGTTCGCAGAGCACGGGCGATCGGACAGTCCTGGCCCGGCCCGGAGTGCTCGTCCTGGGGATGCGGCCGCCGCAGCCCCCGCCCGAGTTGGCCGGGAGTGCCCGGCCGTGTCCCCATGGGGGGCAGCGCCGGCTCAGACCATCCACTCCAGCCTTCCCCGGAAACCGAGGACTCCCTCAGCGGCCAGCCGCGCAGGCTGCCCTCGCCTGGCCCCGAGCCCGCCGGGCCCCGGAGGCCTGTTCGAGGACCCTTGGCTGCTGCGGGCAGATGAATGTGGTGCCCTCCAGGGGGTCTCTGCCGGCAGGGCCTCCAGCCCGGCCCCCGTGCTGCCTTGTGCCCGCAGGGTCGTGGACGGCTGTGAGGTGGCAGCCAGGGCAGGCCACAGGCCGGAGGCCGTGGCTCAGATCCCACCGCTGCGGAGGGGGGCCACCACACTGGGTGTGAGCACGCCCACCGCATCCTGCAGGGACGCCCTGGCCGACGCAGCTGCCTGCTTGGGCGGCCCGAAGGATGCCCCCAGCCGCAAGAAAAGTGTGGTCCCCAAGGGAGGCCTCTTCCCGAGGCCCAGCGGGGcggcccccccagcccctcctgtgcGCAAATCCAGCCTGGAGCACAAGAGCGGCCCAGGTCTGGCTGCTCCCCAGGCCGGGGGCCTCTCGCGACCTGCGGCTGCCGCCCTCCCCcgaggggaggaggaggccaggccCGGTGGCCGGGCTGACCACTCCGTCCCCAGGGCCACGTCGAGCCTGAAGGCCAGGGCTGGCAAGGCGGAGGCAGTGTCCCGTCCCACCACCCACGGCTCTCTGGAGCGGTGTGAGCTCCTGGGGCACAGCAGCGGCAAGGCCAGGGAAGCTCCCGGGAGGCCAGCCCGGGCCGTGCCCAGGCTGGGTGTACCGTCCACCAGCCCCACGCCTGGGCCCGCTCCTGCCTGTAGGGGCAGCCCAGCCAAGGGAGTGGGGGCCCCGAAGCCCCCGGCCGCAGGGGGCAAGGGCCGCAGCCTAGCAGCTGGTGGGTCGAGGGCTCCGGGTGTTCCCGTGAAGCCACTAACCCCAGCAGTGGGCAGGACCCCCGGTGGCCCCGTGATGGCGCCTCGGGTGGCCCCACGGGCAGTGCCTGGCATGGGGGCCAAGGCCAGCCGCGGCACCATCATGGGCACCAAGCAGGCGCTCCGGGCCGCCCATAGCCGCGTCAATGAGCTGGCAGCCAGCGGAGCCCCTGGCAGAGGTGGCCCCCCCTGGGGCTCAGTGGACTCGGACAGCGGCAGTGACAGCGGTGTGAACGTGGGGGAGGAGCGGCCGCCCACGGGCCCGGCGCTGCCCTCCCCCTATAGCAAGGTGACTGCCCCACGGAGGCCCCAGCGCTGCAGCAGCGGCCACGGCAGCGACAACAGCAGCGTGCTGAGTGGCGAGCTCCCGCCCGCCATGGGCCGCACCGCCCTGTTCTACCACAGCGGTGGCAGCAGCGGCTATGAGAGCGTGCTCCGCGACAGCGAGGCCACCGGCAGTGCCTCCTCTGCCCCCGACTCCATGAGCGACAGTGGGGCCGCCTCCCCCGGCGCTCGCTCTCGAAGCCTCAGGTCTCCCAAGAAGAGGGCCACAG GTCTGCAGAGGAGACGGCTGATCCCAGCCCCAATGCCCGACACGGCTGCCCTGGGCCGCAAGCCCAGCCTCCCCGGGCAGTGGGTGGacctgcccccgcccctggccGGCTCCCTGAAGGAGCCCTTCGAGATCAAGGTGTATGAGATCGACGACGTGGAGCGGCTGCAGCGGCACCGCCCGCTCCCGAGGGAGGATCCGCCTGAG CCTTCCCAGGATGTGGAGAAG GGTCCGGCGTGCAACAGTGCCACGCTGCGGCTGGCTGAGCGCAGGCAGCAGAGGCTACGAGAGGTGCAGGCCAAGCGTGAGCACCTGTGCGGGGAGCTGGCCGAGACCCAGGGCCGGCTGATGGTGGAGCCTGGCCGCTGGCTGGAGCAGT TCGAGGTGGACCCGGAGCTGGAGCCCGAGTCAGCAGAGTACCTGGCGGCCCTGGAGCACGCCACGGCCGCCTTGGAGCAGTGCGTGAACTTGTGTAAGGCCCACGTCATGATGGTCACCTGCTTTGACATCAGCGTCTCCGCCCCCGCCGCCACGCCCGGGCCGCAGGAGGTGGACGTCTGA
- the KIF26A gene encoding kinesin-like protein KIF26A isoform X2 — protein MYGRPPAGLPCVTHTFALGLHSLLEKQLLVLIVQAEAWLALLECSPGAGAPSTPTAPFPQGQGASQPWEKMRPCQAVCSWKTDLLSTYRAPGAHGSRRTEKVWCWAWPRRRGAEALDSPREAEAEAAVAAVAVADTVRDGSPTLSSDGASKTWGRGGARTTALVTPAPGAPAGGSTGPSAAASFFIRAAQKLSLASKRKKPHPPPAPAARGASPYPTDFSGVLQLWPPPTPPCLLRAASKVKDNLGGVGKVKVMLRIWPAQGAQHSAEPTSFLKVDPRKKQVTLYDPAAGPPGSSGPRRAAAVAPKMFAFDAVFPQDSEQAEVCSGTVADVLQAVVGGADGCIFSFGHMSLGKSYTMIGKDSSPQSLGVVPCAISWLFRLIDERKERTGTRFSVRVSAAEVCGPDESLRDLLAEVASGSLQDAQSPGVYLREDPGCGAQLQNQSELRAPTAEKAAFYLDAALAARSTSRPGCSEGARCGSHTLFTLHVYQYRMEKCGRGGMSGGRSRLHLIDLGSCEGAPGRGGEASGGPPCLSLSALGSVILALVSGAKHVPYREHRLTMLLRESLAAPSCRATMIAHVSDAPARHAETLSTVQLAARIHRLRRKKVKYASSSSGGDSSCEEGRARRPPHLRPFRRSMAPDPGRLAPSSPGDPECSSSSEQSCDTVIYVGPGGTALSDRELTDNEGPPDFVPIIPALSRRRPSQGPRDADHFRCSTFAELQERLEGIDGSEGPSETLSVASGAQPGPACGARRPSPPEAAAPRKAVGSPLAASTPRGSPSPDTHRGAPEPSRASADQREGGSVRPAPPGPDKVAAGGGGRPLPGPAPPPPRQPEAGPAPEDPGGADADGAARTPPVGMSGQTGRPRPSARGRRLERGLLTTTVTLQQPVELNGEDELVFTVVEELSLGGLAGSGRPASLASFGSNCSLQALASGSRPVSIISSINDEFDAYTTQAPGGPSEGAAWAGSSQGSSISSRLSEVSVSADDRHSPAPQPPFGAGPDSPARPDPPGPPVLGSSPDDGRCRFAEHGRSDSPGPARSARPGDAAAAAPARVGRECPAVSPWGAAPAQTIHSSLPRKPRTPSAASRAGCPRLAPSPPGPGGLFEDPWLLRADECGALQGVSAGRASSPAPVLPCARRVVDGCEVAARAGHRPEAVAQIPPLRRGATTLGVSTPTASCRDALADAAACLGGPKDAPSRKKSVVPKGGLFPRPSGAAPPAPPVRKSSLEHKSGPGLAAPQAGGLSRPAAAALPRGEEEARPGGRADHSVPRATSSLKARAGKAEAVSRPTTHGSLERCELLGHSSGKAREAPGRPARAVPRLGVPSTSPTPGPAPACRGSPAKGVGAPKPPAAGGKGRSLAAGGSRAPGVPVKPLTPAVGRTPGGPVMAPRVAPRAVPGMGAKASRGTIMGTKQALRAAHSRVNELAASGAPGRGGPPWGSVDSDSGSDSGVNVGEERPPTGPALPSPYSKVTAPRRPQRCSSGHGSDNSSVLSGELPPAMGRTALFYHSGGSSGYESVLRDSEATGSASSAPDSMSDSGAASPGARSRSLRSPKKRATGLQRRRLIPAPMPDTAALGRKPSLPGQWVDLPPPLAGSLKEPFEIKVYEIDDVERLQRHRPLPREDPPEPSQDVEKGPACNSATLRLAERRQQRLREVQAKREHLCGELAETQGRLMVEPGRWLEQFEVDPELEPESAEYLAALEHATAALEQCVNLCKAHVMMVTCFDISVSAPAATPGPQEVDV, from the exons ATGTACGGGAGGCCTCCGGCCGGGCTGCCCTGCGTTACCCACACATTTGCCTTGGGTCTCCACAGCCTCCTGGAGAAGCAGCTTCTCGTTCTTATCGTCCAGGCCGAGGCCTGGCTGGCCCTCCTGGAATGTTCTCCGGGAGCTGGTGCCCCCTCCACTCCAACAGCCCCATTCCCTCAGGGACAGGGGGCCTCCCAGCCATGGGAGAAGATGCGTCCCTGCCAGGCTGTGTGCTCCTGGAAGAcagatttactgagcacctaccgtgCCCCAG GTGCTCACGGAAGCCGGAGGACTGAGAAAGTATGGTGCTGGGCATGGCCCCGTAGGCGGGGTGCAGAAGCACTAGACAGCCCGAGGGAAGCTGAG GCTGAGGCGGCGGTGGCTGCGGTGGCAGTGGCAGACACGGTCCGGGACGGCTCCCCCACCTTGAGCTCTGATGGCGCGTCGAAGACGTGGGGCCGCGGTGGGGCCCGCACGACGGCACTGGTCACCCCGGCCCCGGGCGCCCCGGCTGGGGGCTCCACAGGCCCGTCGGCGGCAGCCTCCTTCTTCATTAG ggctgcccAGAAGCTCAGCCTGGCCTCCAAGCGCAAGAAACCTCATCCGCCACCAGCCCCTGCTGCCCGCGGCGCCTCCCCCTACCCCACGGACTTCAGCGGGGTCCTGCAGCTGTGgccgccccccacgcccccctGCCTGCTCAGGGCCGCCTCCAAGGTGAAGGACAACCTCGGCGGTGTCGGAAAG GTGAAGGTCATGCTGCGAATCTGGCCGGCACAGGGGGCGCAGCACTCGGCCGAGCCCACGTCCTTCCTGAAGGTGGACCCGCGTAAGAAGCAGGTGACCCTGTACGACCCGGCCGCCGGGCCCCCAGGAAGCTCGGGCCCCCGACGAGCCGCCGCTGTGGCTCCCAAGATGTTTGCCTTCGATGCGGTCTTCCCCCAGGACTCGGAGCAG gctgaGGTCTGTTCCGGGACAGTGGCTGACGTGCTCCAGGCAGTGGTCGGGGGGGCTGATGGCTGCATTTTCTCCTTTGGCCACATGAGCCTTG GCAAGTCCTACACGATGATCGGGAAGGACAGCTCGCCTCAGAGCCTGGGTGTCGTGCCCTGCGCCATTTCCTGGCTCTTCAGGCTCATCGACGAGCGCAAGGAGAGGACGGGCACCCGCTTCTCCGTCCGCGTGTCGGCCGCGGAGGTGTGCGGCCCCGACGAGAGCCTGCGGGACCTGCTGGCCGAGGTGGCCTCCGGCAGCCTCCAGGACGCCCAGTCCCCGGGCGTGTACCTGCGCGAGGACCCGGGGTGTGGGGCGCAG CTCCAGAACCAGAGCGAGCTCCGGGCGCCCACGGCCGAGAAGGCAGCCTTCTACCTGGACGCCGCGCTGGCGGCCCGCAGCACCAGCCGGCCCGGCTGCAGCGAGGGCGCCCGGTGCGGCTCGCACACGCTCTTCACGCTGCACGTCTACCAGTACCGCATGGAGAAGTGCGGCCGCGGCGGAA TGTCTGGAGGCCGCAGCCGCCTGCATCTCATCGACCTGGGCAGCTGTGAGGGGGCGCCCGGCAGGGGCGGCGAGGCCTCCGGGGGCCCCCCGTGCCTGTCTCTGTCGGCTCTGGGCAGCGTCATCTTGGCCCTGGTCAGCGGAGCCAAGCACGTGCCCTACAG GGAGCACAGGCTCACCATGCTGCTGCGTGAGTCCCTGGCCGCCCCCAGCTGCCGAGCCACCATGATTGCCCACGTCTCAGACGCGCCAGCACGCCATGCCGAAACGCTCAGCACCGTGCAGCTGGCTGCCCGCATTCACCGCCTGCGCAGGAAGAAGGTCAAG TACGCGTCCAGCTCCTCGGGCGGGGACAGCTCCTGTGAGGAAGgccgcgcccgccgcccgccgcacCTGCGACCCTTCCGCCGCTCCATGGCCCCTGACCCTGGCCGCCTGGCCCCCAGCTCACCCGGAGACCCCGAGTGCTCGTCCAGCAGTGAGCAGTCCTGCGACACCGTCATCTACGTGGGGCCTGGCGGGACGGCACTGTCCGACCGCGAGCTCACTGACAACGAGGGCCCGCCTGACTTCGTGCCCATCATCCCCGCGCTGAGCCGCCGCAGGCCCTCCCAGGGCCCTCGAGACGCCGACCACTTCCGTTGTAGCACCTTCGCCGAGTTGCAGGAGCGGCTGGAGGGCATCGACGGCAGCGAGGGCCCCTCCGAAACCCTGAGCGTCGCCAGTGGGGCCCAGCCCGGCCCGGCCTGCGGGGCCAGGAGGCCCTCCCCGCCCGAGGCCGCCGCCCCCAGGAAGGCTGTGGGCTCCCCGCTGGCGGCCAGCACACCTCGAGGCAGCCCCAGCCCGGACACCCACCGGGGTGCCCCAGAGCCCTCCAGGGCCAGCGCcgaccagagggagggaggcagtgtTAGGCCTGCGCCGCCCGGGCCGGACAAGGTCGCCGCGGGCGGAGGCGGGAGGCCACTGCCCGGCCCGGCCCCTCCGCCTCCTCGGCAGCCAGAAGCCGGCCCGGCCCCCGAGGACCCCGGGGGCGCGGACGCGGATGGTGCGGCACGGACACCCCCCGTGGGCATGAGCGGGCAGACCGGCCGCCCCCGCCCGTCTGCACGAGGCCGCCGTCTGGAGCGGGGCCTGCTGACCACCACGGTGACCCTGCAGCAGCCCGTGGAGCTGAACGGCGAGGACGAGCTGGTGTTCACGGTGGTGGAGGAGCTGTCTCTGGGCGGGCTCGCCGGCTCCGGCCGCCCCGCCAGCCTGGCCAGCTTCGGCAGCAACTGCTCTCTGCAGGCTCTGGCCTCCGGCTCGAGGCCGGTGAGCATCATTAGCAGTATCAACGACGAGTTCGATGCCTACACCACCCAGGCCCCCGGCGGGCCCTCAGAGGGCGCAGCCTGGGCCGGGAGCAGCCAGGGCTCCTCCATCAGCTCTCGGCTCAGCGAGGTCAGCGTGAGCGCGGACGACCGCCACAGCCCCGCGCCGCAGCCTCCCTTCGGGGCCGGCCCTGACTCGCCGGCAAGGCCCGACCCTCCGGGCCCCCCCGTCCTGGGCAGCTCCCCGGATGATGGCCGCTGTCGGTTCGCAGAGCACGGGCGATCGGACAGTCCTGGCCCGGCCCGGAGTGCTCGTCCTGGGGATGCGGCCGCCGCAGCCCCCGCCCGAGTTGGCCGGGAGTGCCCGGCCGTGTCCCCATGGGGGGCAGCGCCGGCTCAGACCATCCACTCCAGCCTTCCCCGGAAACCGAGGACTCCCTCAGCGGCCAGCCGCGCAGGCTGCCCTCGCCTGGCCCCGAGCCCGCCGGGCCCCGGAGGCCTGTTCGAGGACCCTTGGCTGCTGCGGGCAGATGAATGTGGTGCCCTCCAGGGGGTCTCTGCCGGCAGGGCCTCCAGCCCGGCCCCCGTGCTGCCTTGTGCCCGCAGGGTCGTGGACGGCTGTGAGGTGGCAGCCAGGGCAGGCCACAGGCCGGAGGCCGTGGCTCAGATCCCACCGCTGCGGAGGGGGGCCACCACACTGGGTGTGAGCACGCCCACCGCATCCTGCAGGGACGCCCTGGCCGACGCAGCTGCCTGCTTGGGCGGCCCGAAGGATGCCCCCAGCCGCAAGAAAAGTGTGGTCCCCAAGGGAGGCCTCTTCCCGAGGCCCAGCGGGGcggcccccccagcccctcctgtgcGCAAATCCAGCCTGGAGCACAAGAGCGGCCCAGGTCTGGCTGCTCCCCAGGCCGGGGGCCTCTCGCGACCTGCGGCTGCCGCCCTCCCCcgaggggaggaggaggccaggccCGGTGGCCGGGCTGACCACTCCGTCCCCAGGGCCACGTCGAGCCTGAAGGCCAGGGCTGGCAAGGCGGAGGCAGTGTCCCGTCCCACCACCCACGGCTCTCTGGAGCGGTGTGAGCTCCTGGGGCACAGCAGCGGCAAGGCCAGGGAAGCTCCCGGGAGGCCAGCCCGGGCCGTGCCCAGGCTGGGTGTACCGTCCACCAGCCCCACGCCTGGGCCCGCTCCTGCCTGTAGGGGCAGCCCAGCCAAGGGAGTGGGGGCCCCGAAGCCCCCGGCCGCAGGGGGCAAGGGCCGCAGCCTAGCAGCTGGTGGGTCGAGGGCTCCGGGTGTTCCCGTGAAGCCACTAACCCCAGCAGTGGGCAGGACCCCCGGTGGCCCCGTGATGGCGCCTCGGGTGGCCCCACGGGCAGTGCCTGGCATGGGGGCCAAGGCCAGCCGCGGCACCATCATGGGCACCAAGCAGGCGCTCCGGGCCGCCCATAGCCGCGTCAATGAGCTGGCAGCCAGCGGAGCCCCTGGCAGAGGTGGCCCCCCCTGGGGCTCAGTGGACTCGGACAGCGGCAGTGACAGCGGTGTGAACGTGGGGGAGGAGCGGCCGCCCACGGGCCCGGCGCTGCCCTCCCCCTATAGCAAGGTGACTGCCCCACGGAGGCCCCAGCGCTGCAGCAGCGGCCACGGCAGCGACAACAGCAGCGTGCTGAGTGGCGAGCTCCCGCCCGCCATGGGCCGCACCGCCCTGTTCTACCACAGCGGTGGCAGCAGCGGCTATGAGAGCGTGCTCCGCGACAGCGAGGCCACCGGCAGTGCCTCCTCTGCCCCCGACTCCATGAGCGACAGTGGGGCCGCCTCCCCCGGCGCTCGCTCTCGAAGCCTCAGGTCTCCCAAGAAGAGGGCCACAG GTCTGCAGAGGAGACGGCTGATCCCAGCCCCAATGCCCGACACGGCTGCCCTGGGCCGCAAGCCCAGCCTCCCCGGGCAGTGGGTGGacctgcccccgcccctggccGGCTCCCTGAAGGAGCCCTTCGAGATCAAGGTGTATGAGATCGACGACGTGGAGCGGCTGCAGCGGCACCGCCCGCTCCCGAGGGAGGATCCGCCTGAG CCTTCCCAGGATGTGGAGAAG GGTCCGGCGTGCAACAGTGCCACGCTGCGGCTGGCTGAGCGCAGGCAGCAGAGGCTACGAGAGGTGCAGGCCAAGCGTGAGCACCTGTGCGGGGAGCTGGCCGAGACCCAGGGCCGGCTGATGGTGGAGCCTGGCCGCTGGCTGGAGCAGT TCGAGGTGGACCCGGAGCTGGAGCCCGAGTCAGCAGAGTACCTGGCGGCCCTGGAGCACGCCACGGCCGCCTTGGAGCAGTGCGTGAACTTGTGTAAGGCCCACGTCATGATGGTCACCTGCTTTGACATCAGCGTCTCCGCCCCCGCCGCCACGCCCGGGCCGCAGGAGGTGGACGTCTGA